A genomic window from Polaribacter gangjinensis includes:
- a CDS encoding Nramp family divalent metal transporter, which translates to MKSKLLQSFGPGLLFAGAAVGVSHLVQSTRAGADFGFGLIWALFLVHIFKYPFFQFGPRYAAATGETLLDGYRKLGKPVLAIYYLLNFATMFTIQAAVTIVTAGLAAELFGITHNLVIWSTILLIISILILVIGKYKVLDNLMKYIIIVLTISTILAVLVALSKSNQAFSVAQIIPSGTLEITFLIAFLGWMPAPLDVSIWHSIWSVEKNKTSLSRTTSKEALFDFNVGYIGTLFLGVCFVLLGALVMYKSGETFSDKGTVFASQLINLYTKNLGGFSYIFIAIAAFTTMFSTTITTLDASPRAMTISTNLLFDKKTIFNYWFWITFLLIGTFIILQFFIGNMGVLVKVATILSFLTAPFYAILNYILIFGKHTPKEFQPGIYTKILSFVGIIFLIGFSVWFLTSI; encoded by the coding sequence ATGAAATCAAAACTCTTACAATCTTTTGGACCTGGATTGTTGTTTGCAGGAGCTGCAGTAGGTGTTTCGCATTTGGTACAATCTACAAGAGCAGGTGCTGATTTTGGATTTGGATTGATTTGGGCACTTTTTTTAGTACATATTTTTAAATATCCTTTTTTTCAATTCGGACCAAGATATGCAGCTGCAACAGGCGAAACTTTGTTGGATGGTTATCGAAAATTAGGAAAACCGGTTTTAGCAATTTACTATCTATTGAATTTTGCAACCATGTTTACAATTCAAGCTGCTGTAACAATTGTAACTGCAGGTTTGGCTGCCGAACTTTTTGGAATTACCCATAATTTAGTGATTTGGTCAACAATTTTGTTAATAATCAGTATTTTAATTTTAGTCATTGGAAAATACAAAGTGTTAGACAATCTGATGAAATACATCATTATTGTTCTGACAATCAGTACTATATTAGCAGTTTTGGTTGCTTTGTCAAAATCAAATCAAGCATTTAGTGTTGCTCAAATTATTCCTTCAGGAACTCTAGAAATTACTTTTTTAATCGCTTTTTTAGGATGGATGCCTGCACCTTTAGATGTTTCAATTTGGCATTCTATTTGGTCTGTTGAAAAAAATAAAACAAGTTTATCAAGAACAACATCCAAAGAAGCACTTTTTGATTTTAATGTAGGGTATATTGGCACTCTTTTTTTAGGGGTTTGTTTTGTGCTTTTAGGTGCTTTAGTTATGTATAAATCAGGAGAAACTTTTTCGGATAAAGGAACTGTTTTTGCTTCACAACTCATCAATTTATACACTAAAAACTTAGGTGGATTTTCGTATATTTTCATTGCAATTGCTGCATTTACAACGATGTTTAGTACCACAATCACCACTTTAGATGCTTCTCCAAGAGCCATGACAATTTCAACAAATTTGCTTTTTGACAAAAAAACCATCTTTAATTATTGGTTTTGGATTACATTTTTATTGATTGGTACCTTTATTATATTACAATTTTTTATTGGTAATATGGGTGTTTTGGTAAAAGTGGCTACGATTTTATCTTTCCTAACAGCGCCATTTTATGCAATTTTAAATTATATTTTAATTTTTGGAAAACACACACCAAAAGAGTTTCAACCAGGTATTTACACAAAAATATTAAGTTTTGTCGGAATTATATTTTTGATTGGTTTTAGTGTTTGGTTTTTAACAAGTATTTAA
- a CDS encoding RNA polymerase sigma factor, whose translation MEIDPKNLENQIARAKSGHQAAFRFLLDTFWVAVYNYQLKRTKNENEAEDITIQTFSKAFEKIDTFDENYVFKTWLITISKNVHIDLIRKKNSSISVQISEEQGSKVYQIADENPTPEDTIIGEQNLAKLLRDIKQLKPKYQEVIQLRYFQELSYKEISEQLQEPVNNVKIKLLRAKKLLAEIIKKS comes from the coding sequence TTGGAAATAGATCCTAAAAATCTTGAAAATCAAATTGCAAGAGCAAAAAGCGGCCATCAAGCTGCCTTTCGTTTTTTGTTAGATACTTTTTGGGTTGCTGTTTACAATTATCAATTGAAACGCACCAAAAACGAAAATGAAGCTGAAGATATTACCATACAAACATTTTCTAAAGCTTTTGAAAAAATTGACACTTTTGATGAAAATTATGTTTTTAAAACTTGGTTGATTACCATTTCTAAAAACGTTCATATTGATCTTATCCGAAAAAAAAATAGTTCGATTTCTGTTCAAATTTCAGAAGAGCAAGGATCTAAAGTGTATCAAATTGCTGATGAAAATCCTACTCCAGAAGACACCATTATTGGAGAACAAAATTTAGCGAAGTTATTAAGAGATATCAAACAATTGAAACCCAAATATCAAGAAGTAATTCAATTGCGTTATTTTCAAGAATTGAGTTACAAAGAAATTTCTGAGCAATTACAAGAACCTGTTAATAATGTAAAAATCAAGTTATTGAGAGCCAAAAAATTATTAGCGGAGATTATAAAAAAGTCTTAA
- a CDS encoding YkgJ family cysteine cluster protein has product MEEYLKQLPKLAAQTKKENQQYFALLKKRTPKNLDYIMQELHDAAFEKTDCLSCGNCCKTTSPIFTEKDIERISKYLKMKILHFTNQYLRRDEDDFMVLKTAPCSFLDLQNNECTIYDVRPKACSEYPHTNRRKFIQIANLTIENTAICPATFKIVEDLKKRIPFDMSKK; this is encoded by the coding sequence ATGGAAGAATATTTAAAACAATTGCCAAAATTAGCTGCGCAAACGAAAAAGGAAAATCAGCAATATTTTGCACTTTTAAAAAAGAGAACTCCAAAAAATTTGGATTATATCATGCAAGAATTGCATGACGCAGCATTTGAAAAAACAGATTGTTTAAGCTGTGGAAATTGTTGCAAAACTACCAGCCCAATTTTTACAGAAAAAGACATTGAACGCATTTCTAAATATTTGAAAATGAAAATATTGCACTTTACAAATCAATATTTACGCAGAGATGAAGATGATTTTATGGTTTTAAAAACAGCTCCTTGTTCATTTTTAGATTTGCAAAATAATGAATGTACCATTTATGATGTTCGTCCAAAAGCGTGTTCAGAATATCCACATACAAATCGCAGAAAGTTTATACAAATTGCCAATTTAACCATTGAAAATACTGCAATTTGTCCGGCAACTTTTAAAATTGTAGAGGATTTGAAAAAGAGAATTCCTTTTGATATGAGCAAGAAATAA
- a CDS encoding ABC transporter permease yields the protein MNFELFIAKRIVVGKKYKSSISTPIIKIAITAIALGMTIMLIAVATAAGLQSKIRDKMAGFKGHVQIVNFDANNSDVSITPIQKKQDFYPTFKNIDGIKKVQIFANKAGILRTETDFEGIIFKGVSSNYDWTFFKEYLVKGKIPSFNASRNREILISETLVNRLKINLNDTILATFIKSETSKLPSNRKYIVVGIYNTGFAQFDKNMMIGDIKEVQNLNNWTENEVGGFEVILDNFDEISQKGAQIYNEIDSTLNSKTIVEMYPSIFEWIQLFDNNVWFIIAIMILIAGINMITALLVLILERVQMIGILKALGSNNQSIQKIFLYNASTLILKGLFWGNFIGLSLIGIQHFFKIITLDPETYYVATMPVYISFSAFILLNIGTLICCFLMLIIPSFIVSKIHPSKSIKFA from the coding sequence TTGAATTTCGAATTATTTATTGCAAAACGCATTGTTGTTGGTAAAAAGTATAAAAGTAGTATATCAACACCAATTATAAAAATTGCAATTACAGCAATTGCTTTAGGGATGACAATAATGTTGATTGCAGTTGCAACAGCAGCAGGTTTGCAATCTAAAATCCGTGATAAAATGGCGGGATTTAAAGGTCATGTTCAAATCGTAAATTTTGATGCGAATAATTCGGATGTTTCTATAACTCCCATTCAAAAAAAACAAGATTTTTATCCAACGTTTAAAAATATTGATGGCATCAAAAAAGTACAAATCTTTGCAAACAAAGCAGGAATTTTAAGAACTGAAACCGATTTTGAAGGAATTATTTTTAAAGGTGTTTCATCCAATTATGATTGGACTTTTTTTAAAGAATATTTGGTAAAAGGAAAAATTCCGAGTTTCAATGCTTCAAGAAATAGAGAAATTTTAATTTCAGAGACCTTAGTTAATAGATTGAAAATCAATTTAAATGATACTATTTTAGCAACATTCATAAAATCTGAAACAAGTAAATTACCTTCTAATAGAAAATATATTGTTGTCGGAATTTACAATACTGGTTTTGCCCAATTTGATAAAAATATGATGATTGGCGATATCAAAGAGGTTCAAAATTTAAATAATTGGACAGAAAATGAAGTGGGTGGTTTTGAGGTAATTTTAGATAATTTCGATGAAATTTCTCAAAAAGGAGCTCAAATTTACAATGAAATTGATTCTACTTTAAATAGCAAAACAATCGTAGAAATGTATCCAAGTATTTTTGAATGGATTCAACTTTTCGATAACAACGTTTGGTTTATTATTGCCATCATGATTCTCATTGCAGGTATCAATATGATTACAGCTTTATTAGTTTTAATCTTAGAAAGAGTGCAAATGATTGGTATTTTAAAAGCGTTAGGAAGCAACAATCAAAGCATCCAAAAAATATTTTTGTACAATGCATCAACCTTGATTTTAAAAGGACTTTTTTGGGGTAATTTCATTGGATTATCACTCATTGGAATCCAACATTTTTTCAAAATAATTACCTTAGATCCAGAAACCTATTATGTAGCAACCATGCCAGTTTACATCTCATTTTCGGCATTTATTTTATTAAATATTGGCACCTTAATTTGCTGTTTTTTAATGCTCATTATTCCGTCGTTTATTGTGTCTAAAATACATCCCTCAAAGTCTATTAAGTTTGCTTAA
- a CDS encoding exo-beta-N-acetylmuramidase NamZ family protein has product MTIYGQKKNNSIEVGAERFDLYLPLLEGKKVGIVGNHTSIIVKENKENDFTHLADTLLSLKVQVKKLFSPEHGFRGSADAGELIVDGKDTKTGLEIVSLYAENKKPTAAQLEGIDIMVFDLQDVGVRFFTYISTLHYVLEACGELNIPVIILDRPNPNAHYIDGPVLELEHTSFVGLHRVPVVYGMTIGEYGQMIVGEKWLLNEVQCDVTVIPIKNYNHKKRYSLPVKPSPNLPNDKSINLYPSLCFFEGTNVSVGRGTEMQFQIYGSPFLNDREFQFIPKPNNGSKFPKHEGLICYGKDLREIEDLEQLNLEWLLDTYQQNTYENPYFTIFFTKLAGTKKLQEQIEQGFTEKEIRKTWRDDLRDFKEIRKKYLIYR; this is encoded by the coding sequence ATGACAATTTACGGACAAAAAAAAAATAATTCGATTGAAGTTGGCGCAGAAAGATTTGATTTATACCTACCACTTTTAGAAGGTAAAAAAGTTGGAATTGTTGGCAATCACACATCAATAATTGTCAAAGAAAACAAAGAAAATGATTTTACTCATTTGGCAGATACCTTACTTTCATTGAAGGTTCAAGTAAAAAAACTTTTTTCTCCTGAACATGGTTTTCGTGGAAGTGCAGATGCTGGTGAATTGATTGTTGATGGAAAAGACACAAAAACAGGTTTGGAAATTGTTTCATTATATGCAGAAAACAAAAAACCAACTGCCGCTCAATTAGAAGGAATTGATATCATGGTCTTTGATTTACAAGATGTTGGCGTTCGATTTTTCACTTATATTTCAACGTTACACTATGTATTAGAAGCTTGCGGCGAATTGAATATTCCTGTAATTATTTTGGACAGACCAAATCCTAATGCACATTATATTGATGGACCTGTTTTAGAATTAGAGCACACAAGTTTTGTAGGTTTGCATAGAGTTCCAGTAGTTTATGGAATGACAATTGGCGAATATGGACAAATGATTGTTGGTGAAAAATGGTTGCTAAATGAAGTTCAATGTGATGTAACTGTGATTCCAATAAAGAATTACAATCACAAAAAACGTTATTCTTTGCCTGTAAAACCATCTCCAAATTTACCTAATGATAAAAGCATCAACCTCTACCCTAGTTTATGTTTTTTTGAGGGAACTAATGTTTCTGTTGGACGTGGAACCGAAATGCAATTTCAAATTTATGGCTCTCCATTTTTGAATGATAGAGAATTTCAATTTATTCCAAAACCCAATAATGGATCAAAATTTCCAAAACACGAAGGATTAATTTGTTATGGTAAAGATTTGAGAGAAATTGAAGATTTAGAACAACTCAACTTAGAATGGTTGTTGGATACCTATCAACAAAACACCTATGAAAATCCGTATTTTACCATATTCTTCACCAAACTTGCTGGAACCAAAAAACTACAAGAACAAATTGAACAAGGCTTTACAGAGAAAGAAATTAGAAAAACCTGGAGAGATGATTTGAGAGATTTTAAGGAAATCAGAAAAAAATATTTGATTTACAGATAA
- a CDS encoding pyridoxal-phosphate dependent enzyme has product MKYAKNILETIGNTPLVKLNTVTKEIDALVLAKVETFNPGNSVKDRMALKMIEDAEADGRLQPGGTIIEGTSGNTGMGLALAAIVKGYKCIFVISDKQSKEKMDILRAVGSEVIVCPTNVEPTDPRSYYSVSKRLGTEIPNSWYVNQYDNPSNSQAHYEQTGPEIWEQTDGKITHFVVGVGTGGTISGVAKYLKEKNPAIKIWGIDTYGSVFKKYHETGIFDENEIYPYITEGIGEDILPKNVDFSLIDGFTKVTDKDAAVYTRKIAKEEGIFVGNSAGSAVKGLLQLKEHFKKDDVVVVLFHDHGSRYVGKMFNDEWMRERGFLEEEIKTAADLVNNHKDRKLVTAQTEELVSHAIERMKRFEISQIPIKDIDGFVGSVDESVLLHHFIADKNISEKPIREIMGKPYPIVKKSTKLEVISKLITRENQAVLVDLEDGNYHIVTKYDIISAI; this is encoded by the coding sequence ATGAAATACGCAAAAAATATTTTGGAAACCATTGGCAATACACCTTTGGTAAAACTAAATACGGTTACTAAAGAAATTGATGCATTGGTTTTAGCAAAAGTAGAAACCTTTAATCCTGGTAATTCCGTAAAAGACAGAATGGCGTTAAAAATGATTGAAGATGCTGAAGCAGATGGTCGTTTACAACCAGGAGGAACCATTATTGAGGGAACTTCAGGAAATACAGGAATGGGTTTGGCTTTGGCTGCAATTGTAAAAGGTTACAAATGTATTTTTGTAATTTCCGACAAACAGTCTAAAGAAAAAATGGACATTTTACGTGCTGTTGGATCAGAAGTAATTGTGTGTCCAACCAATGTTGAACCTACTGATCCAAGATCTTATTATTCTGTTTCTAAGCGTTTGGGAACTGAAATTCCGAATTCTTGGTACGTAAATCAATATGACAATCCAAGTAATTCACAAGCACATTATGAACAAACAGGACCAGAAATTTGGGAGCAAACGGATGGAAAAATCACACATTTTGTAGTTGGTGTTGGAACTGGAGGAACGATTTCTGGAGTTGCAAAATACTTGAAAGAGAAAAATCCCGCTATCAAAATATGGGGAATTGATACCTATGGTTCTGTTTTTAAAAAATATCACGAAACAGGAATTTTTGATGAAAATGAAATTTATCCATACATCACAGAAGGAATTGGAGAAGATATTTTGCCAAAAAATGTCGATTTTTCATTGATTGATGGATTTACAAAAGTTACTGATAAAGATGCTGCAGTGTACACCCGAAAAATTGCCAAAGAAGAAGGAATTTTTGTGGGAAATTCAGCTGGTTCAGCTGTGAAAGGATTATTGCAATTGAAAGAACATTTCAAAAAAGATGATGTTGTAGTAGTTTTATTTCACGATCATGGAAGTAGATATGTTGGCAAAATGTTTAATGATGAATGGATGCGTGAAAGAGGTTTTTTGGAGGAAGAAATTAAAACAGCTGCTGATTTAGTAAACAATCACAAAGACAGAAAATTGGTAACTGCTCAAACTGAAGAATTGGTTTCGCATGCCATTGAACGAATGAAGAGGTTTGAAATTTCTCAAATACCAATCAAAGATATTGACGGATTTGTAGGTTCAGTTGACGAATCAGTTTTGTTGCATCATTTTATTGCAGACAAAAATATTTCAGAAAAGCCAATTAGAGAAATTATGGGAAAACCCTATCCGATTGTAAAAAAATCAACAAAATTAGAAGTGATTTCAAAGTTAATTACTAGAGAAAATCAGGCAGTTTTGGTAGATTTAGAGGATGGAAACTATCATATTGTTACAAAATACGATATTATTAGTGCCATATAA
- the lipA gene encoding lipoyl synthase yields MMTENVVLPERQKKPNWLRVKLPVGKKYTELRGLVDKYKLNTICTSGSCPNMGECWGEGTATFMILGNICTRSCGFCGVKTGRPETVEWDEPEKVARSIKIMGIKHAVITSVDRDDLKDGGSIIWAETIEAIRRANPNTTLETLIPDFQGNTSQIDRIIKVHPEVVSHNMETVRRLTREVRIQAKYDRSLGVLKYLKENGMRTKTGLMLGLGETEEEVIETMRDLQGVGLDVLTIGQYLQPTKNHLPVKEFITPEQFKKYETIGLEMGFMYVESGALVRSSYKAHKHAK; encoded by the coding sequence ATGATGACAGAAAATGTAGTACTTCCTGAAAGGCAAAAAAAACCAAATTGGTTACGTGTAAAACTTCCTGTTGGTAAAAAATATACAGAACTTAGAGGTCTTGTTGATAAATACAAACTAAATACAATTTGTACAAGTGGAAGTTGTCCAAATATGGGTGAATGTTGGGGAGAAGGAACAGCAACTTTTATGATCCTAGGAAATATCTGTACACGTTCTTGTGGATTTTGTGGTGTAAAAACAGGAAGACCAGAAACAGTTGAATGGGATGAACCTGAAAAAGTGGCACGTTCTATAAAAATAATGGGAATTAAACATGCTGTAATTACTTCTGTTGATAGAGATGATTTGAAAGATGGTGGTTCAATTATATGGGCAGAAACCATTGAAGCAATTAGAAGAGCAAATCCAAACACAACTTTAGAAACATTAATTCCTGATTTTCAAGGAAATACAAGTCAAATTGATCGAATTATTAAAGTACATCCTGAAGTAGTTTCACACAATATGGAAACTGTAAGAAGATTGACAAGAGAGGTTAGAATTCAAGCAAAATATGATCGTAGTTTAGGTGTTTTAAAATATTTGAAAGAAAATGGTATGCGAACTAAAACAGGTTTGATGCTTGGTTTGGGTGAAACTGAAGAAGAAGTAATTGAAACAATGAGAGATTTGCAAGGAGTTGGATTGGATGTTTTAACCATTGGTCAGTATTTACAACCAACTAAAAATCACTTACCTGTAAAGGAATTTATTACTCCTGAGCAATTTAAAAAATACGAAACCATTGGATTAGAAATGGGTTTTATGTATGTAGAGAGTGGTGCTTTGGTTCGTTCGTCATACAAAGCTCACAAACATGCTAAGTAA